In Fervidobacterium thailandense, the genomic stretch TGAGAGTAAAAGAGCCGGAAGCTTCCATGGCGATAGTAAGAGGTTCGTTGAACTTTTTCAAGAAGGTAATGAACTCGGAAAAGCCGTCGGAATTGAAAGGGAAAGACTTTGAGGTGATAAACTTGAACTGTTGGTTGATGACAGCGACATCGAACTTGGTAGTGGAGATATCGACCCCGACGAACAACATGAAACTCAGCTCCTTTCTTCCATACTCCTGTGGATAGATACGAGCTTGGAAGCTCATTACTCAAAAACATGTTAAGAAAGGAAGCTAAAACCCCAAAACAAGCTCGAAGCTTAGGAGGTGCACTAGCTTTAAGTAAATTATCACGATTTGTTTGGTAAGTAACACTAATATCATTTTATACAGGTAGTTGATAAAACCAACAGGAAACACCGAGGTTTGTATGTTTGCTCAAGCTGTGGGATGGTCTTAAACGCAGATGTAAACGGAGCGGTGAACACCCTCAAGGAGGTATCTCCGAGATCCCAAAAGGGGATAGGAGTAGGGGCCTTGGCCAGCCCGGTGCGGTTAAGGTTAGTAAGCTAACATACCGCACGAAGAATCCTCGCACTTTAGTGCGGGGAGTAGGTCAACGAAACTCCAGCTTACAAACCAAAGCTGAGATCAAGGGGAAAGATAGTCCGGTCACTCAGAGCTAAAACAAAGATTTCGACTACTATACCTTTCAAAGCCTTTCAGAACGCGCCCTTGCGCCTAATTTTGCGTCACGCTTCGTACGAAATGGTGAATGTGTATGTTATAATTTTCTTTACCAAGCTTAAGGAGGACAAAAGATGCGTTTTTCGAGGAATGCCACAAAAAAATTTGCCCTTAAAATCCTTTTACTCATTGCAGCGGTTGTTCTTGGTTTTTGGAACGCTGTGCTAACTCTACTTGTAATCTTTATATTCAACATTCCGCTTATCCGAAAGGCCGTCTTTGGGAAACTTCCAACGGATCCAGGCCGCAAAGGTTATGCGCGTTCAGAAACTCACGAATATATCACCGGCCGTTTCATCGATATCTACTACCCAGACTGTTACAGTCACGCAAAAGGTGTAGTCATGTTTGCACACGGAGGAGGGTGGATCTCCGGATACAAACGACAACCAAATAATATGTCCTGGTACCGTTTTCTATTATCTCAGGGATTCATCGTTGCGTCGATCGAATACTCAAGGGGTTACAAGGCTGGAATAGAGCTGCTAATCTCGGAACTCGAAAGTGCGATAAAGTTTCTGAACGGGAAGTTCCAGACGAAAATATCATTGATGGGACTATCCGCCGGTGGGCACCTGGCACTTTTAACAGCGTCAAGAAATTATCAGCTTGTGAAAAACGTTATTTCCTACTATGCTCCATCGGACCTTTTGGACATCTGGGAATCCCCTTCGATTTTCGCGCGTATTGCGGCACTCGCAACCCTTAAACGCCTCCCGTCAAAAGATAAGAACATATACGCAAAATACTCACCTGTAAACAACGTCCACGGCAGTTTCCCTCCCACGTTACTGGTTCACGGTTTGAAAGACGATGTCGTACCTTACATTTCTTCGGTGAAGATGTTCAAGAAGTTGAAGGAACAACGAGTGCACGTAAAATTACTTTTGCATCCGTCCGGTGGTCACGGTTTCGAGTTTGTTCAAAGGGATGGTCGCACGGTTGAAATACTCCAAAAGACGATCGCATTTTTGGAGGAGAAACTATGGTAAGTTTTGACTACACCGGTCAAATCACCGACGTAACCGAAGGCTTCATCTTTAAGGCCAAGAGGTTTAGGGTGAAACTGGTCAAGTTCAGGTCACTGTACAGGGCTCCGGAGCGTGGTACAGAACACGTCGAGTACTACCTCTTTGACCCAAAAGAGGAGCCTGCTGGATTACTGTTTCTCCTACACGGCTTGGGAACAACAAACATACCCTTCATACTGTGGATGGCCACACATCTGGCCAACGCCGGGATTCGGGTAATCGTCCCCATCTTACCGGGAAACTTTACACGGGTTGCCCACGGTTCGGTAAGTGGTAAAGATTTTTTTGATCCAGATCCAACTCGAGCCACGAAGTTCTGGGAACAATCGGTTGTAGATGTTCTTTCGATAATCGACCATTTGAAGATGACCTCTCAATGGCTCGATAACGCTTACATGTTCGGCTTTTGCCTGGGAGGAATGGTCGCGGTAATGATAAACGCCGTGAGAGATGTCTTCAAAAAGACGATCCTGATGACCGTGGGTGGCGAGATGGCCACACTGATGTGGCACTCTCCAACGCTTTCCTTCTTCAGAAGGAGCGTTGAAAAAATAAGAAAATCGGAACGGTTTAAGGAAGATCTTCACGAGGCTTCGGTGATGAAGGAGGTCTACGCAAAACAACTTGGAACCCTCAAAGAACACCACGATGTAAAATCGCTACAGGAAAGCGATATTCATCCCTATCTAAAGCTCGATCCTATTGCTTATGCAAAGTACGTTAACAGAGACAAGATCATTTTTGTCGAAGCGCTTTTTGACCGCGCACTCCCGCGAAGAAGTAGGAGGATGTTGTGGGAGGCATTGGGAAAACCAAAAAGGTATATCATTCCAAGTGGCCATGTTACCTGGCTTCCGCTTCAATTCTTCGTCGCCAAATTCATCCTCAAGGTTATGGGTATAAAAGAACTAAAAAAGCACCTTGAGCTCATGAGGAAAATAGAGATAGAAGAGAAGAAGTGAACTAACGTTTTCACTGTTTTCTCAGAACTGTTCTCGTTGCAACGATATCCGCACCAGTGCCGAGTATATCCTTAACCAGGACATCTCCCATGGAGACCGGTGCTTCAACTTTGATCGTTTTCAGCAAATCCATCATCTGGAACAGCAGCTTTTTAGGTACCGGTTTATTCGTCTTAACCGACACAAGCTCCATCTCACCATTCTCCACCAAAACACTTGTTGTTAGAATTCTCTGAGGATCTATCATCTCCTGACGTCCGTATTCGACACCTCTTTGACACTTATGTCCACTCACCGATACATGACCGTCCTCATCGAGAAACACCTCGAGCCTACACCCCACCGGGCACATGATACAGACCATTTGATCAGTTTTTATCATCAGAACACCTCCTGAGGTTCCGATCTTTGATTGTCATACTGCTAATAATCGTTCATTAGAAATTATAGCATGCTTCTCAAAATTTCCGGCACCGAATTTTGAGACCGTTGACTGATTATTAATTATTGACTTGACGTCGTTTTTGTGGTTGATTAAAATAGTTTCCGGTTGAGAAAGTTCTTCAATACTGCCTTCCCTTGAAATACGTTTTATCTCCATATCGACTATTTCTTTGAGTAGGATACATGTAAAAAACAATTTGAACATGCGAAACGGCTAAATTAACGCAAAGAGTTCAAAACGCATAACTCAAAACTACATTATTAAACGATGAAGAGCAACCAAAAATGCCATTGAGTAGGGTGTTTTGAATAATCTCAACAACGTCCGCAAAAAGTTCCGAACTTGCTTAAGTTACCAGGTTCGAATAAGTACATCTGATAGTTTATTACCTTAATCAAATCATGGGGGACTATGTATGCTGAAAGTTTTTACGGATGGGAGCTTTAAGAACGGTTATTGTGGTGCAGCTTATATGATAACTGACAACGGCGTAGAAGTTGCATTGCAAGTCCAGGTTTGGAAATCAAAAACTAAGTTGCGAAATGTTGAAGCTGAAATCTCGGCTGCAGTGTTTGCTTTTGAAGAACTTGTCAAAATGTACGGTACCTTGAAAAACGAAGTGGTCGTTGTGGTCCATGATCTCTTCTCTTTAAAGGATCATTTGCAAAACGAAAGTGCTTCGGGAACTCAATCTCAAAAGGAACTTACTGAATCCGAGAACGAGTTCATATCTCAAATGAGCAAGAGATTCCTGGAAGCAGTGCGACACCTTGAATGTCAACTTTCTTTTGAAAAAGTTAGAGGTCATAGCCACGTAGTACACAGCAAAGTCGATTTTGCTCTTTCGACTGTAATGGCCAGACGATTATTAATAGAAAGCACAAACCGTTGCAACGAAAGCTTGGAGAAAAATTCCGAAACTTTCCCGGGAAATCCAAAACAGCGGAGTCGTGTCTTTGTCGATCCAAAGCGTTATTCTGAGTACGAATATAATTACATGGGTTTTGTGCTAAATACTTTGAAAAAACTTAAGACACCTGTAACGATTACTGAGCTAAAGCAAAAACTGCTTGAGAAAAACCCGTATCTACAGGACAAATCAAAGAATAAAAGGGATATCGAGACCCTCATATTTGACATGGTAAGTGAGGGATTTCTCAAACTAAACGAGCATGGATTTCTCGAATACAAACCCATTAAACTTGCTTACATAAAAACGGAACCTTTTCCGAGAAAATCAAAACGAGTTGTAGAAAAAGCAAAAAGTTCTTTCAACGAGTCTTTACTGCACTCTAAATACGTGCAAGATTATGTCAGGTTTCTCCAAAAGTTCATTCAATCCATGGGACGCCCCGTCAGTTACGAAGAAATTGTAAGTTACATCGAAACAAGGAAAAATCCGTGGAGGCCTGAAAAATTCAACAACACTAGTTTAGAAGAGCTGCTTGAATTCATGGTTTCGTTAGGAAAAATCGAACGAGACGAGGTTGGAAGGTATTACGCTATTTCGTTAGGTGTTCGTCTAAAGCTTTCGCAAAACGAATTGCAACAGTAAAACTCGAATGTCCAAACTTGTTGTAAAAGTCAGTCACCACGAGACTTTGCGAAGTGATTCCAGATAAAGAACAACGCCCCACATGGGGCGAATTTTTGTTTACAGAAATTTAAGGTTCTAAAGTTTCGCACTTCAGTGCGTGGATACAGAGCTTTGGTATTTTCATTTGGTATAACATAACCAAGCACCAGCGTTAATTAACAAACATAGAGGAACATCGCACATGGTAGAATTAAGTCCTCACGCCACGCAAAATTTTAAATCGCTTATCATTTTCTCAGGATTCCAAAGTATAGAAAGTACCTTTTAAATGCCTACGTTAAAACAGAACTCAGCAATATAATCAAAGAAATTGCCCAGCAATTTGGTTTTGAAATCTTAGCATCAGAAGTTATGCCAGACCATGTGCACTTGTTCCTTTCGGCACCTCCAAAGTACAGCCCTGCTGAGATTATAAAAATCGTCAAAGGAACTACTGCAAGAAAGCTCAGAACTAAATTCCCAACACTGCGCAATTCAAAACATTTGTGGACAGACTCTTATTTTGTTGCAACGCACGGTAACGTATCTGCTGAAACTATCAGGAGGTACATTGAAGAATGCCAGAATTTGTAACTAAGTGCTTTGTCTTAGACCTGTCAAGCAAAACAGATAAGAAGCTTGCTATAATTTTCGGACACCTAACATATTCAGCATCCAAGCTGTGGAATGTTGCTAACTACGTGGTAGAGAAGAACGGTGTTTCTATCTACGAACTCGAGCATAAGCTCAAAGATAACTTCTTTGCTCGTAACTTGCACTCTCAAAGTGCTCAAGCTGTCCTCCAGAAGCTTCAAGTTGCTTGGAAGAATACGTTCGATAAGCATACCAAACGTCCACGATATCAGCCCAAGAACGGGCATTTCCCAGTGACTTGAATTCGTTGGTCACAAGCTCAGGTTGTCTCTCTCAAAGCAAACCAAGGACTACCTCAAATCAGCCCACGGAATCGAGTCCAAGTACGTATGGATAGAGTTGCCCAAAACTCTATCGCTCGATTCAGTGAAGATTCAGCAAGTTGAACTTGTTCCGTATCAAGCTTTTGGACACATTTCTTATGCACTCAGGATAATCTACAGGGAACCTATCCAAGATCTCAAAGAGAGACTAAAAGCAGTGCCTGATAGACAAAACCTCAGGACTTCTAAGCGATTGCACAGACTCTATCGATACAGACAAAACTACGTTAACAACTTCGTGCACAAAGCATCAAGGAGTATCGTCGATTACTGCGTTGAAAATGGTGTTTGAGTAATAGTTGTTGGCGAACTTAACCATGGGATAAACTAACATCGATATCGGTAGCCACAACAACCAAAAGCTTCATCAGATGCCGTATGGCAAGTTCTTGCAAAAGCTAAAGTACAAAGCCAAAGCCTACGGTATTCAAGTCCTCCAAATTGATGAAGCATACACATCGCAGACGTGTTCGTGTTGTGGGGTAGTTGATAAAACCAACAGAAAATACCGAGGTCTGTATGTTATCTCAAGCTGTGGGATGGTCTTAAACGCAGATGTAAACGGAGCGATGAACATACTCAAGAAGGTATCTCCGAGATCCCCAAAGGGAATAGGAGTAGTGGCTTTGGCCAGCCCGGTGCGGTTAAGGTTAGTAAATTAACATACCGCTCGGAGAATCCTCGCGCTTTAGTGCGGGGAGGAGGTCAATGATATTGGTAAAAGTCCATCAGAATTTCACACTCTCCACAGTTGTTAATAGTTGCATTTAATTTCCATCCCACCTTCCCAAACCTCTCCCAGCACCTCACCATCTAAATTTGAAAGTAAATCCAGTGAATGTTCTTTTTTTGTGATTAATAACATTCCGTATCCCATGTTAAACGTTTTCATAGCCTCCTCAACGGTTACGTATCGAAGAACCCATTGCATGTAATCCGGTAACTTTCTTATTTCAACTTTCGCTCCCTTTCCCCGCAATACGCGCTTCAACGCCCTCAACAACCCTCCACCGGTAACATGGGCGAGCCCTTTTATTCTATCGAACATTTGAATCACTTCCGAGTAAATCCTCGTTCCCGCCAGTAAATCAAATGGAAGTTCGTCGGGTGATATATTCTCATCCTTCAGTATTTTTCTTATCAACGACCAACCGTTTGAGTGAAAACCAGAGGCCGGTAATCCAATGATGATGTCCCCCGGTTCTATGGTATCGACCGGCAGCTTACGCTTGAGGATTCCCACACAAAATCCCGCAACGTCCCATTCACGTTCGCTGTAGATCGACGGAATTTCAGCTGTTTCACCCGCTACCAGCGCCATGCCAAGTTTTGCAAGCTCTTGCTGTAGAAATTCGATGAACTTGTAGTGTACTTGGTCTATGTGATGTACACCAAGATAGTCCACGAACGCCAAAGGTTGGCCCCCGACACAAACGATGTCGTTGTAGTTCATAGCAATGAGATCTATTGCTGCCTCGCACAGTCTTCCAAGCTCAATTTCGAGAAGTAACTTAGAGCCTATCCCGTCCGCCGTTAAAACTATGGGAGGATTTGTAATATTGAGAATTGTTGCGTATCCGGTTGGTTCTTTAATGACCCACTCCGGTAGGAAGACCTCGGATTTTATAAAATCGGTGAACTCATCGTTTCTTCCAACATCCACGCCAGAATCAGCGTAGGTGTACTTTTTATTATCCATATTGGATCCCTCCGCTCACTCATCTATAGGGCAGCTATATCGGTTCTGTAAAACATTCCTTCAAAGTGCACTTTTGAAACGTTTTGGTAGGCTTCTTCCCTTGCCTTTTCCAACGTCGAACCTCTTCCCATCGCGTGGATCACACGTCCACCGGAGACGTACAATCTACCGTCAGTTTCCGAAACCCCGGCAAAATAGTAGAAGCCCCCAGGTTCAACGATAATTTCTTGCCCTTTTCTCGGGAACTCCGGATAACCTTCGGAAGCGATCACAACATCAACTGCGTAGTGATTTGGATAATATTCTTGGAATGGCTCCCCAGCGAAAGCCTTAAGAACATTTTCAACGAAGTGTTCTGGATCCATGTATACTATCACTTCGGTTTCCGGGTCTCCCAACCGTACGTTGAACTCCAGCACGTAAGGCTCATCGTTCACAAGCATCAGTCCAGCATAAAGAAATCCCTTATAGAATATCCCTTCCTTCTCCAAGCCGAAAAGTGTTTTTGAGAAAATCTCTTCTATCTTTGCTTTCAATTTGCCATCAACGTGCACCGGTCCGTAAGCACCCATACCCCCGGTGTTGGGACCCACATTCCCTGTAAACGCACGCTTGTAGTCTCTCGTGAACGGGAGTAACGCAAACTTGCGCCCGTGGACAATACCAATAGCCGACAATTCCTTTCCCCGAAGGAACTCTTCTACTACAAGTTTTCCGCTAACTCCTTTCACGAAATCCCCTTTCATCATTTTTACACCAACTTCGTACGCTTGTTCTTTACCCTGCGCAATGACGACACCCTTTCCTTGCGCAAGTCCGTCGAGTTTGAGCACGAAGGGTGGGGTAAATTTCTCCAGGGCTTTCAGGAGACTTTCTTCATCGTCAGCTATCTCGTATCGAGCCGTTGGAATATCGTACTTCATCATAAACGACTTTGCGAAACATTTTGAAGCTTCGAGAAACGCACCCTTACTGTCCGGGCCAAATACGTTCGGCCTTCCATCGGCAACCCCCATCGCGAGGTATTCTTCGGACCCAGGAATCACTAAATCGTACTCACCAAGTGCGTCCCAGGATTCAACCTTCACATTTCGGCCACAACGAGCTGTTCCGGCATTGCCAGGATAGAAATCAACCTGAAATCCCGCCTGCAAAAATGCCCAACCTATGGCATGTTCGCGACCACCACTACCAAGTATTAGTACTTTCTCCACAACTCCACCCCCATTGTGGTGCAATTGTAACCTCAGTGCCTGAAAACCCTTACCGGGGACTTGTAGAAAGAAATTCCAGCTCTTTGAGCGTAATCTAAGACCTCCTGGTCTCTTATTGAGCCAAGAGGTGCTACAACGCATTTCACACCGGCGTTAACTAAAATTTCGAGACTGTCGGTGAACGGGAAGAACGCATCGGAACATGCAACAGCTCCTTTAGCCTTTTCACCAGCCAAACTCACGGCAATCCATGCGGCCCTTTTTCTCGAAGGTTGACCCCCACCAATTCCCACGGTAACGCCGTTTTTGACGATTACTATCGCGTTGGATTTGACTCCTTCGGCAACGATCAATGAAAACATAACTTCATTGATATCTTGCGGTTCACCAAAGAGAAGCTCTGGAGTCCCGTCGAACCTGCGCTCCGATACGATAAGACTACCGAACGCAAGCTTCGCGTTGTAAGGAGTGTAGTCCTTCGGCCTTATCAACCTCACTTTTTTCTTCGAGAGTAGTTGGACAGCGTCATCCTCGAAATCGGGTGCGACGATGACTTCGAGGTATGTTTTTAAAGATTCGGCGATCTCACGGTTTATCGGAAAGGAAGTGGCGAGAATCCCTCCGTAACTCGATTCCGCATCAGCCTGTATTGCAAGGTTCACGCAGTCTACACGCGTCCTACCTGGTATCAAATAAGCTGCTCCACATGGATTCTGGTGCTTTACTACGACCGCGCCTCCACCAATCCGGTTCAGGTTTGAGGCAACTATCCACGCCGCCTCAGCGTCGAGTATGTTGTTGAACGAAAGTTGCTTTCCCTCGTGGAGTACATCGAACGCAGGAACTCCAAAAACGAAGGCTGTTTCGTGGGGATTTTCACCGTACCTGAGATCCAAAATCGCCTTTTCCAAACATATTCGCTCTGCTGAAGAGAAAGACATCATAACCCCTCCTCGTCGAGCCAGCGGAATTTCCGACCAACGATTTCAAACGGCCTGTAGAGTAACTCTCGAATAACTCTCCAGTACCATTCGTGCTCGATCTGGTGGATTTTTTCTTCAAGTTGCTCCAAACTCCAACTTTCGTCAACTTCTAAGGCCTTCTGGAAGATGATCGGTCCAGTATCGACACCTTTATCGACGATATGCACCGTAACGCCAGTGACCTTGACCCCGTATTCGTAAGCCTGAACGATGGCATCTTTTCCGGGAAAAGCAGGTAATAAGGAGGGATGAATATTCACAATCCTCGGAAAATACTTTTCCACGAGGTTCTCCGGGATAATCCGCATAAAGCCGGCAAGAACGATCAAGTGCGGATTTATTTGATCGATTATCTCATCGAAACTTTTATGCCATGGTTTGGAAAGAAGATAGCTTCTTATCCCAAAATTCCGTGCAATCTCCAAAGCTCCACATTCGCGGTCGACTAAGAGACACTCGAGAGTAGCATTCAATAGTCCAGTACTGACTGCCTCGGCTATCTTTTCGAAATTACTTCCCCTTCCGGATGCCGCGACCACGATCCTGGGCTTCACTGAACCGGATACTCCAGGTCGAAACAACCTGTACATATACCCTTCACCCCGCATTTTTCGAACACCTCTTTAAAACGCTCAACCGAAAGGTAGAAAATGCGATCAGCCCCTATCGATTTTGCAAGTTCTTCGATCTCCAAATTAGAAGCGATCAGCTCGCTACGTCTTGAGGTGTCTATACCGTAATAGCAAGGGCCTTTAACCGGTGGCGAATGAATACCTACGTAAATTCTTTTAGCACCAGCTTCCCTCACCATTTCGACGATGATTCTCATCGTCGTACCGCGAACTATGGAATCGTCAATTAAAATGACTTCCCTACCATCGATCACGCTCTTTATGGGAGCAAGTTTCCGCCTCACAATATTTTGTCGATCCTTCGGCATGATAAAGCTTCGGCCAAGGTAATGGTTACGTATCAGGCCAAGGTCAAGAGGGATACCGGAAACGAGACTGTAGCCAATGGCTCCGGAAAAACCACTGTCAAGTACTGGAACGATAACGTCCGCATACACCTTAGACTCTTCAAAGAGCTTCTGTCCGAGTTTTTTTCTAACTTCGTGCACGTTCACTCCGTAAAAATTACTATCGGGCCTTGCAAAGTAAACGAACTCGAACGAACAGAACCGATCTTTTCGCTCGGCAAACCTGATAACCTTAGGTTGGTTTGTTTCATCGAACAGGACCATCGTTCCTGGATCGATTTCAGCGATGTCCGTAGCACCGATAGCATGCAACGCCGCATCTTCCGAAGCCACTACGTATCCATCGTCGTATCGACCGTAAAAAAGTGGGCGAATTCCAAACGGATCACGGGCGGCGGCTATGAAGGTTTCATGCATAACAAGGAGAGCATAAGCGGCGGGAATTCTCGAAAGGGTCCACTGGAGGGAATTTACCGGATCTGTGTATGGCGCGATCGAAAAGTAGTGGATGAACAATTCCGAATCCAGCGTGGTGGAGAATATACCACCATTCTCCATCACGAACTTTCTTCTGAGCGGTGCATCGTAGATATTCCCGTTGTGGGCAATCGCAATAGTACCCTTGAGGGTGTGTGCGGAAATTGGTTGGATTTCTGAAATGGAGCCGAAGGTGGAGTATCGAACGTGACCGATACCTTTGGAACCTTCCACGAAGCGTTCATCGGTAAGAACGGATTCTACAAGACCAAGTCCTTTTACACTCTTGAATCCCTCTAACACAACACCGGCCGCCTGTTGACCACGGTGTTGAAGGGCAAGTAGTAAATCATGAATCACGTTGTAGGAGTCTACAACGTTCCATGCACCTGCTATTCCACACATCTTTGTCCCCCCACGGCTTACTTTTCTTACCCTGTTAATCTATGTGTTGCTTCATTCCCTTTCTTAAACAACGGTGTTTAACAACATTCCTATCAGGAATTCAGGCATCTTCATGCCGAACATCAGTGCGTTCATCGCCATCGTGAGCATTATTATCTGCTCGGATAACTTTTCACGTTCGAGCGGATCTTTTTCGTAGGCGAGTTTCCGATAGAGCTCGTCTATTTTCTGTTGGATCTTCGATCTTCTTAAATCCTGGTCCGACGCACCCTGGTCTGTTCCGTTCACCGGTTCGCCGGTATCGCCGGTGTTACCTTTATCTCTACTTCCAGGTACGTAAATCCACACCTTGGTCTTTCCTGCAACAGCAGCGATGAACGAACCACGTTTCCGGAGGTCAAGATAAATACCACCCGATATTATAAACCCACCTTGCTCCGCCGCTTCTTTTTTAAAATCTAAATAATTTGCTATTTCTTGATTAAGAACTCTCAGAATGCTCTGGCTTGCAGGAGCGCCGGATGCAATCCCAGGTTCACCTGGATCAAGTTTGTATCCCAGAACTGGGTTTGAAATCACCGGCGAAAACCTTACGCTCGTAACCGCTCCTACCCCATCGTCTCATCTCCGACAAACTCGGAGGTCACCGCGCTGTTCAACTTCTCACATCGAACTTTTCGAGATTACCTTCAGTGCTTCCTTTAGAAGTTCCGAAATGTTGTACTTTTTGCCGTCCTTGAAACTTGCCTTAGCATGCTTAACGGCCGTTTTAGCCACGGAGCGACTGTATCCAAGTGCAACGAGTGCTTCTATGGCCTCCAATTCGTTGTCATCGATTCCCGTGAGTTCGAACTCATCTTTCAGCTCCATAACGATACGCTCGGCTGTCTTTTTCCCGATTCCTGGTACAGTTGAAAGCTTTTCAACATCACCCGCCGCGATCATGTTCGCCAAAGCTTCTGGAGACACTGAAGAGAGTATTTTAACTGCTGTTTTAGGTCCCAGTTTCGACACTTTAATCAGCTTTTCGAATAGATTTCTCTTTTCCTTGGAGTCAAATCCGTAAATCGTCACGTCCTCTTGTGATACAACCAGCTTTGCGAAGACAGTGACAACGTCACCAACTGAGGCGTTTGCAAAGCTTTCCGCATCGGTCAGGATTCGAAGAACGATATTTCCAAGATCTATCAACACACAACCTTCTGAACGACCAACGAACTTTCCACTCAGACTCTCCAGCATAGCTCCGGCTCCGTCCAACTCCATTCGAAGCTCGCAAAGTTATCGATTTGACTCCCTCAAGCCGAAAATCTTCAACGCATTATCGTGAATTATCTGGACGGTAGTCTCCAGGCTTTGCTCCATTATTTCCGCGATTTTGGTAGCCACGTAAACCACGTAAGTTGGTTCATTCCTTTTCCCACGAAAGTGCTGGGGTG encodes the following:
- the purF gene encoding amidophosphoribosyltransferase; this translates as MCGIAGAWNVVDSYNVIHDLLLALQHRGQQAAGVVLEGFKSVKGLGLVESVLTDERFVEGSKGIGHVRYSTFGSISEIQPISAHTLKGTIAIAHNGNIYDAPLRRKFVMENGGIFSTTLDSELFIHYFSIAPYTDPVNSLQWTLSRIPAAYALLVMHETFIAAARDPFGIRPLFYGRYDDGYVVASEDAALHAIGATDIAEIDPGTMVLFDETNQPKVIRFAERKDRFCSFEFVYFARPDSNFYGVNVHEVRKKLGQKLFEESKVYADVIVPVLDSGFSGAIGYSLVSGIPLDLGLIRNHYLGRSFIMPKDRQNIVRRKLAPIKSVIDGREVILIDDSIVRGTTMRIIVEMVREAGAKRIYVGIHSPPVKGPCYYGIDTSRRSELIASNLEIEELAKSIGADRIFYLSVERFKEVFEKCGVKGICTGCFDLEYPVQ
- the ruvA gene encoding Holliday junction branch migration protein RuvA, whose product is MLESLSGKFVGRSEGCVLIDLGNIVLRILTDAESFANASVGDVVTVFAKLVVSQEDVTIYGFDSKEKRNLFEKLIKVSKLGPKTAVKILSSVSPEALANMIAAGDVEKLSTVPGIGKKTAERIVMELKDEFELTGIDDNELEAIEALVALGYSRSVAKTAVKHAKASFKDGKKYNISELLKEALKVISKSSM